In the Deltaproteobacteria bacterium genome, GATCAAATCCAGAATATCTTCGTAGAATTGCTTGAGCCGATGGTCAAATTCCGAATCGAGCCCAACGGCATCGGAAAAGAGAAGTTTTATATAAGTCGGGTTGTCCAAAAGAAGCCGCGTAACACGCTCCAGGTTTCCCATCATCTGCGCCGGAATCTTGTCCACGGCGTCACGGGGCAGGAGGGTCACCTCGTTTTTCACCTTCTGAAGAATTTCGGCGAGCAGGGCGTCGAAAATTTCCCGCTTCCCCTCAAAATAGAGATAAAAAGTCCCCCGGGCGACATCGGCTTCGTAAATGATGTCGGAAACCTGCGTCCCGTGGTAGCCCTTCTTGCCAAAGGCGACCATGGCAGACTCCAAAAGCTGTTTTTGGCGCTCTTCTTTTGTGTATCGTTCTTTCATAGCGATACTAATTCACTTTTTGCCCTTGCCGACTCCGCTCCCACCTCGCTTTATCCTCCCTATTCGGTCGGCGCTCGGTGGGAACCCTTATCTTTCTATTTGCCTCCTTTGTCAAATTCTGTTACCATCTCGCTGATT is a window encoding:
- a CDS encoding TetR/AcrR family transcriptional regulator gives rise to the protein MKERYTKEERQKQLLESAMVAFGKKGYHGTQVSDIIYEADVARGTFYLYFEGKREIFDALLAEILQKVKNEVTLLPRDAVDKIPAQMMGNLERVTRLLLDNPTYIKLLFSDAVGLDSEFDHRLKQFYEDILDLIRRGLRQGQEMGFVRQGNIHVLATSLLGCFKEVFYQYLLGTEKPTAEEIIQEIYALVMAGLAQRP